A window of Castor canadensis chromosome 10, mCasCan1.hap1v2, whole genome shotgun sequence contains these coding sequences:
- the LOC109679558 gene encoding intraflagellar transport protein 88 homolog isoform X1, translating into MGPRHPCIINGKTSDRGHSCSAFDPLGQARGPAPPLETKNEDSPEEKIRQLEKEVNKLVEKNCIANSCGDLKVALEKAKEAGRKERVLVRQREQLTSPENINLDVTYSVLCNLASHYSAKEMYAEALNTCQVLVKNKMFSNAGILKVYMGNIYVKQRNYSKALKLYQMALDQIPSVHKEMRIRIIQNIGVTFIQTGQYSDAINSFEHIMNTASNLKESHGRKIHPDSCKTHCTCN; encoded by the exons TCCAAGACATCCCTGCATTATCAATGGAAAGACCAGTGACAGGGGCCATTCAT GCTCTGCGTTTGATCCCCTTGGTCAGGCCAGGGGCCCTGCACCTCCTCTGGAAACCAAAAATGAAGATAG tCCAGAAGAAAAGATCAGGCAACTAGAGAAGGAAGTAAATAAGTTGgtagaaaaaaattgtattgcCAACAGTTGTGGAGACTTAAAAGTG gccttggaaaaagcaaaggaggcaggaagaaaagagagagttcTGGTGAGACAACGAGAACAACTTACAAGTCCAGAAAATATCAATTTGGATGTAACTTACTCA GTTCTTTGCAACTTGGCCAGTCATTATTCAGCTAAAGAAATGTACGCTGAAGCACTAAACACCTGTCAAGTTCTAGTGAAAAATAAGATGTTTAGCAATGCAG ggatACTGAAAGTGTATATGGGAAATATttatgtaaagcaaagaaattattCCAAAGCTCTTAAGCTCTACCAAATGGCCTTAGATCAGATCCCAAGTGTCCATAAAGAAATGAG gattAGAATAATACAGAACATTGGAGTTACATTTATTCAAACTGGTCAGTATTCAGATGCCATTAATTCATTTGAACACATAATGAATACGGCATCAAATCTGAAG gAAAGCCATGGCAGAAAAATACATCCTGACAGCTGCAAAACTCATTGCACCTGTAATTGA
- the LOC109679558 gene encoding intraflagellar transport protein 88 homolog isoform X3 — protein sequence MGPRHPCIINGKTSDRGHSCSAFDPLGQARGPAPPLETKNEDSPEEKIRQLEKEVNKLVEKNCIANSCGDLKVALEKAKEAGRKERVLVRQREQLTSPENINLDVTYSVLCNLASHYSAKEMYAEALNTCQVLVKNKMFSNAGILKVYMGNIYVKQRNYSKALKLYQMALDQIPSVHKEMRKAMAEKYILTAAKLIAPVIETSFAVGYNWLKTP from the exons TCCAAGACATCCCTGCATTATCAATGGAAAGACCAGTGACAGGGGCCATTCAT GCTCTGCGTTTGATCCCCTTGGTCAGGCCAGGGGCCCTGCACCTCCTCTGGAAACCAAAAATGAAGATAG tCCAGAAGAAAAGATCAGGCAACTAGAGAAGGAAGTAAATAAGTTGgtagaaaaaaattgtattgcCAACAGTTGTGGAGACTTAAAAGTG gccttggaaaaagcaaaggaggcaggaagaaaagagagagttcTGGTGAGACAACGAGAACAACTTACAAGTCCAGAAAATATCAATTTGGATGTAACTTACTCA GTTCTTTGCAACTTGGCCAGTCATTATTCAGCTAAAGAAATGTACGCTGAAGCACTAAACACCTGTCAAGTTCTAGTGAAAAATAAGATGTTTAGCAATGCAG ggatACTGAAAGTGTATATGGGAAATATttatgtaaagcaaagaaattattCCAAAGCTCTTAAGCTCTACCAAATGGCCTTAGATCAGATCCCAAGTGTCCATAAAGAAATGAG gAAAGCCATGGCAGAAAAATACATCCTGACAGCTGCAAAACTCATTGCACCTGTAATTGAAACATCTTTTGCTGTAGGTTATAACTG
- the LOC109679558 gene encoding intraflagellar transport protein 88 homolog isoform X2: MTAVRAAGFIKVALRGSAFDPLGQARGPAPPLETKNEDSPEEKIRQLEKEVNKLVEKNCIANSCGDLKVALEKAKEAGRKERVLVRQREQLTSPENINLDVTYSVLCNLASHYSAKEMYAEALNTCQVLVKNKMFSNAGILKVYMGNIYVKQRNYSKALKLYQMALDQIPSVHKEMRIRIIQNIGVTFIQTGQYSDAINSFEHIMNTASNLKESHGRKIHPDSCKTHCTCN; this comes from the exons ATGACAGCAGTGAGAGCAGCTGGTTTTATCAAAGTAGCTTTGAGAG GCTCTGCGTTTGATCCCCTTGGTCAGGCCAGGGGCCCTGCACCTCCTCTGGAAACCAAAAATGAAGATAG tCCAGAAGAAAAGATCAGGCAACTAGAGAAGGAAGTAAATAAGTTGgtagaaaaaaattgtattgcCAACAGTTGTGGAGACTTAAAAGTG gccttggaaaaagcaaaggaggcaggaagaaaagagagagttcTGGTGAGACAACGAGAACAACTTACAAGTCCAGAAAATATCAATTTGGATGTAACTTACTCA GTTCTTTGCAACTTGGCCAGTCATTATTCAGCTAAAGAAATGTACGCTGAAGCACTAAACACCTGTCAAGTTCTAGTGAAAAATAAGATGTTTAGCAATGCAG ggatACTGAAAGTGTATATGGGAAATATttatgtaaagcaaagaaattattCCAAAGCTCTTAAGCTCTACCAAATGGCCTTAGATCAGATCCCAAGTGTCCATAAAGAAATGAG gattAGAATAATACAGAACATTGGAGTTACATTTATTCAAACTGGTCAGTATTCAGATGCCATTAATTCATTTGAACACATAATGAATACGGCATCAAATCTGAAG gAAAGCCATGGCAGAAAAATACATCCTGACAGCTGCAAAACTCATTGCACCTGTAATTGA